A genomic region of Lytechinus pictus isolate F3 Inbred chromosome 2, Lp3.0, whole genome shotgun sequence contains the following coding sequences:
- the LOC129280630 gene encoding collagen alpha-1(I) chain-like encodes MTTTKVLLTSFCLSVMICACIAQRWLGPRPKPYDRLTEACPMYASVKLRENIVRCNWNCLDKLAAMDEEVNMYPRHFMKRLYKLGTDGHLCYAHDGQAVEIAHPCEALDLACSKGNPQRVDFCWRIVASLMVQSRPQRPQGPQRPQGPQAPRPNPPGRGGWGMAQIPHVPQGPQSPRTSPPGRPGWDMPQAPQTPLPNPPGRGGWDMPQSPQPPQGPEAPRQNPPGRGGWGI; translated from the exons ATGACGACAACA aaggTGCTGTTGACGTCGTTTTGTCTATCTGTTATGATCTGTGCTTGTATTGCTCAAAGATGGTTAG GACCAAGGCCTAAACCTTACGACCGCCTAACAGAAGCATGTCCAATGTACGCAAGCGTAAAGTTACGCGAGAATATTGTCAGGTGCAATTGGAATTGTTTGGATAAACTTGCTGCAATGGACGAGGAGGTGAATATGTACCCGCGCCATTTTATGAAACGACTTTACAAATTGGGAACGGACGGGCATTTGTGTTATGCACATGATGGCCAAGCGGTAGAGATTGCGCATCCGTGTGAAGCTCTTGACCTAGCTTGCAGCAAAGGAAACCCTCAAAGGGTGGATTTCTGTTGGA GAATCGTCGCATCACTCATGGTTCAGAGTCGCCCCCAAAGGCCTCAGGGTCCCCAGAGGCCCCAGGGTCCGCAAGCTCCTCGACCAAATCCCCCTGGCCGTGGGGGATGGGGTATGGCTCAGATTCCCCATGTTCCTCAGGGTCCACAAAGTCCTCGAACAAGCCCTCCTGGCCGTCCAGGTTGGGATATGCCTCAAGCTCCCCAAACTCCTCTACCAAATCCACCTGGCCGTGGTGGTTGGGACATGCCTCAGTCTCCCCAACCTCCTCAGGGCCCCGAAGCTCCTCGACAAAACCCACCTGGCCGTGGTGGTTGGGGCATATAA
- the LOC135153297 gene encoding uncharacterized protein LOC135153297: MAPTRIMLTSLCLSVVVCVCMGQRWRGPRPSPGLRLNKTCDMYRSVQRVEKIYGCNQNLLDKVADLDEKVNVFPFRYMRRLYRWSRDGKLCYEENGRAVEVLNACEALDLTCSRNSPKTIDHCWRVIATLKPTRPQGPQGPRPKPPGRGM; the protein is encoded by the exons ATGGCTCCAACA AGGATAATGCTGACATCACTCTGTCTATCTGTTGTGGTCTGTGTGTGTATGGGACAAAGGTGGAGAG GCCCACGACCGTCACCAGGCCTCCGCTTGAACAAAACGTGTGACATGTACCGTTCTGTGCAGCGAGTCGAGAAAATTTACGGgtgtaatcaaaatttgttgGATAAAGTCGCCGATCTCGATGAGAAGGTGAATGTATTCCCATTCCGGTACATGAGGCGTCTGTATAGATGGTCACGTGACGGAAAGCTGTGCTACGAGGAAAACGGGAGGGCAGTAGAGGTGCTGAATGCTTGTGAGGCTCTAGACCTCACGTGCAGTAGAAATTCTCCCAAAACGATCGACCATTGCTGGA GAGTGATTGCAACACTAAAGCCAACTCGCCCACAAGGTCCACAGGGCCCAAGACCTAAACCCCCTGGTAGGGGTATGTAA
- the LOC129272381 gene encoding uncharacterized protein LOC129272381, producing MATTMKLVISLCLLSVSCIGLSEAFKLSVNEHLIKSCPGYMEKKQGEGYRCDSEVIDHVHDYAEQFEMAGYNGDIVEDYLDMANGGGICYMKDSKIEIVKGDCAAMELVCSEYEPQVVDFCSKLRKQQSMATTAPTTTTEPATEGAERPEIEFPTPAGRAKAFQ from the exons ATGGCAACAACG ATGAAGCTGGTCATCTCACTGTGTCTTCTGTCAGTATCATGTATTGGCCTCTCAGAAGCCTTCA AATTGAGTGTCAACGAGCATCTCATCAAGTCTTGTCCTGGATACATGGAGAAGAAACAAGGCGAAGGTTACCGTTGCGACTCCGAGGTCATCGACCACGTCCACGACTACGCCGAACAGTTTGAGATGGCAGGTTACAACGGTGACATCGTTGAAGACTACCTCGACATGGCGAATGGTGGCGGCATTTGCTACATGAAAGATTCCAAAATAGAGATTGTAAAAGGAGACTGTGCAGCTATGGAGCTGGTTTGCAGTGAATATGAACCTCAGGTCGTCGATTTCTGCTCCA AACTCAGGAAACAACAATCAATGGCAACGACAGCACCCACCACTACAACGGAGCCTGCCACCGAGGGGGCAGAGAGACCAGAGATCGAGTTCCCCACTCCAGCCGGACGGGCTAAAGCCTTCCAGTAG
- the LOC135153221 gene encoding retinoschisin-like — MTASSEWSSNNPASTARLHLSRVRLLCWSAEEDKLGEWIQVDLLTTYLVVGVATQGRDDKSQWVTSFEISCSLDGVSFDTVPDLDTTCNIKVFTGNSDRRTVVNNTLPAPQGCRYVRILPQTWHRHISLRMEIYGLVPVGFQRSTILRLISYDQALTYTHTSYQSVTSVIGCGRLCLHHKSCNCFTYILRKRACLLGQQSTTRTHHGAATYIC, encoded by the exons ATGACAGCATCTAGTGAATGGAGTTCTAATAATCCAGCAAGTACGGCCAGATTACATCTCTCAAGAGTTCGTCTTTTATGCTGGTCGGCAGAAGAAGATAAACTCGGCGAGTGGATACAG GTTGATCTTTTAACTACATATCTCGTCGTCGGAGTAGCAACCCAGGGTCGGGATGATAAGAGCCAGTGGGTCACTAGCTTCGAGATTTCCTGCAGTCTCGATGGAGTATCCTTTGATACAGTTCCAGACC TCGATACtacatgtaatataaaggtgttcACAGGTAATAGCGACCGCAGGACAGTGGTAAACAACACCTTACCTGCTCCGCAGGGGTGTCGCTATGTACGTATTCTACCTCAGACGTGGCACCGGCATATCAGCCTCCGAATGGAAATATATGGTTTAGTTCCTGTTG GCTTTCAACGATCCACCATTTTAAGACTTATTTCATATGACCAGGCTCTCACTTATACGCATACATCCTATCAATCCGTGACGTCAGTCATTGGATGCGGTCGACTTTGTCTTCATCACAAATCTTGCAACTGTTTTACATACATCCTACGCAAGAGGGCGTGTTTACTTGGACAACAATCTACCACTCGGACACACCACGGGGCGGCTACTTACATCTGCTAG